The following is a genomic window from Kineosporiaceae bacterium.
GCCGGCGACGTCGGGCCTGGCCCAGGCCATGGCCGAGCAGTTCTCGTTCGAGTCCGCCGTGGGCGGCGTGCGCGGCCTGCTCGAGTCCGTCGTCCCGACCCTGGTGTTCACTCTCGTCTACACCATCGACAACGACCTGCAACGCGCCCTGATCGCCGCGGTCGGCACCGCCGTCGCGCTCACCGTCGTCCGCCTGGCCCAGCGGCAGACGGTGATGCAGGCGGTCAGTGGCTTGATGGGCGTGGCACTGGCAGCGGCCATCGCCTGGTACACCCATTCGGCGATCAACTTCTTCCTGGCCTCGATCCTGAAGAACGCGTTCTTCACGGTGCTGTGTCTGATCTCGATCGTCGTGCGCTGGCCCTATGTGGGCGTGCTGCTGGGATTGATGCTCGGCGAGGGTACGCACTGGCGGCAGGTGCCCGCCCGAGCCCGGGCGTACACCTGGGCGACCTGGGCGTGGGTGGCCATGTTCGTGATCCGGTTGGGCTTCCAGGTACCGCTGTACCTGCGCGATCACGTCACCGGGCTCGGGGCGGCCTCGGTTCCTCTCGGGTTGCCGCTCTTCGGCGTCACGGTGTTGGTCTGCTGGCTCATCGTCCGGCGGGTTCCGCTCGCCCGGCCCCCGGGCGTCGAGGACTCGGCGCCCATCGCCGCCCAGCCGGACGACGACCCGCACCCCACCTCTCGGTGATCATGCAATCCGTGCACGAAACGTGCACGGATTGCATGATCACCGAGAGGTGGGAGTTGCTCAGACGTTGGACGGGCTGAGCAATCGCTGGAGCTGGTCCTCCGACTCGGGCACCGTGATGAACATCAGCTCGTCGTTGGCCTCGAGGGTGTCGTCCCGGCTCGGCGCAATCGGCCGGTCGGCGCGGATGATGCCCACCAGTACCGTGTCCGCCGGCCATTCGATGTCGCCGACCATGGTTCCGACCACCGGTGCATCGGCAGGCAGCGTCAGTTCGACCATGTTCGCGTGGCTCTGCTGGAAGGTGAAGATCCGCACCAGGTCCCCGATGGAGACGGCCTCCTCGACCAGAGCGGTCATCAGCCGGGGGGTCGACACCGCGACGTCCACGCCCCAGGCCTCGTCGAACATCCACTCGTTCTTGGGGTTGTTGACCCGCGCCACGGTGCGGGGTACGCCGTACTCGGTCTTGGCCAACAGCGAGACGACCAGGTTGACCTTGTCGTCACCGCTGGCGGCCACCACCGCGTCGCACTCGGCCAGCCCGGCCTCGGCCAGCGAACTGATCTCGCAGGCGTCGGCCAGCAGCCACTGGGCATCCGGCACGCTCGAGACCCGGATGGCGGCCGGGTCGCGATCGACCAAGAGCACGTGGTGCCCGTTGGCCAGCAACTCCCCGGCGATCGATCGGCCGACACTGCCGGCTCCGGCGATGACGACGCGCATCAGTGACTCACCGCCACGGGGGGCACGCCCAGCACGGACTCGGCCTGCGGCAGGTCGGTCTCGCGCACCATCAGGTGCACCAGATCGCCCTCTTGGTACACCGTGTCCGGCCCGGGCACGATGCCCTCGCCCAGCCGGGACAGGTAGGCCACACGCCCGCGGGCGGCGTCCTCCAGGGTCGCCATGCGCCGTCCGACCCAGCCGAGGTGCACGCCGACCTCCGCCATGATCAGTGAGCCCGAGGCGTCGCGGTACTCCGAGGCCGCGCCCACCGGCAGCAGGCGACGGACGATCTGGTCCGCCGTCCAGCGCACGGTCGCCACGGTGGGAATCCCGAGGCGTTGGTAGACCTCGGCCCGACCCGGGTCGTAGATGCGCGCCACCACGTTGGACACCCCGAACATCTCGCGGGCCACCCGGGCGGCCAAGATGTTGGAGTTGTCGCCGCTGCTCACCGCAGCGAAGGCGTAGGCCTCGTCGATGCCGGCCTCTTGCAGCGTCTCGCGCTCGAAGCCCGCCCCGGTCACCCGCAGGCCGTCGAAGGAGGATCCGAGGCGCCGGAAGGCGTCGGGGTTCTGGTCGATCACCGCGACGGAGTGACCCCGCCGTTCCACCATCTGCGCGAGGGTCGAGCCGGTCCGGCCGCACCCCATGATCACGAAATGCACTTCTGGTCCGACTCCTCGCCGAGTGCCAGGTGTCCTGAACTGTGTTGGTCGTTGTGTCAGTCACCGTGTCGGTCACCGTGTCGGTCACCGTGCTGGTCACCGCCGGTCACTGTGTCGGTCACTGAGCCGACAACTGTGTCGACACGAACGCTACACGCCCCATCAACACGCCTACGATGCCCAGCGTGCCTGTTTTCGCCGATGCCCTGAAACGGATCGCCCTCGGTCGTCCGGTGCACAGCGAACGCCTCTCGGAGACGCTGTTGCCGAAGCGGATCGCGTTGCCCGTCTTCGCCTCCGACGCGTTGTCGTCGGTCGCCTATGCGCCCGATGAGATTCTGCTCACACTGGCGTTGGCTGGTTCAGCGGCCTACACGTTCTCGCCACTGGTCGGTCTGGCTGTGGTGTTCGTCATGCTCATCGTGGTGATGTCGTACCGCCAGAATGTGCATGCCTACCCCTCCGGCGGTGGTGACTACGAGGTCGCCACCACCAATCTGGGGGTGCCGGCCGGCCTCACGGTGGCCAGCGCACTGCTGGTCGACTACGTCCTGACCGTGGCGGTGTCGGTCTCCTCCGGCGCCCAGTACGCCGCCGCCGCGATCCCGGGGTTGCGGGGGCACGAGGCGCTGCTCGCCGTCCTGGTGGTGGCTGTGCTCACCGCGATGAACCTGCGCGGCGTCCGGGAATCGGGCACGGCCTTCGCCATCCCGACGTACGCCTTCATGGTGGCCATTCTCGGAATGAGCGCCTACGGACTCATCCGCCTGGCCCTGGGGAACCTCCCGCTGGCCGAGAGTGCGGCCCTGACCGCCAAGCCCGAGGCCGCCTTCGAGCAGGGCATGGTCGGCCTCGCCTGGGGCTTCCTGCTGCTGCGGGCGTTCTCGTCGGGCTGCGCCGCGCTCACGGGTGTCGAGGCGATCAGCAACGGTGTGCCGGCGTTCAAGCGGCCCAAGAGCAAGAACGCGGCCACGACGCTGGCGCTGCTCGGCGGGATCGCGGTGACCATGCTGATGAGCATCCTGGTGCTCGCTCGGCAGATGAAGGTGCACATCAGCGAGGACCCGGCCACGCACCTGCTGCGCAACGGCGTCCCGGTGGGCGAGGACTATGTCCAGGACCCGGCGATCGGGCAGATCGCCAAGGCGCTGTTCGACGGATTCCCCGTGGCGTTCTACCTGGTGACGGCGACGACCGGGCTGATCCTGGTCCTGGCCGCGAACACGGCGTTCAACGGGTTCCCCGTGCTCGGTTCCATCCTGGCGCGGGATGACCTGATGCCCCGACAGCTGCACACCCGGGGTGACCGGCTGGCGTTCAGCAACGGCATCGTGACCCTGGCGGCCGCGGCGGCGGGGCTCATCCTGGTCTTCGACGCCGAGGTCACCAAGCTCATCCAGCTCTACATCGTCGGGGTGTTCATCTCGTTCACGACCAGCCAGACCGGCATGGTGCGGCACTGGAACCGGTTGCTGCGCACCGAGAACGACCCGGCAGCTCGTCGCCGGATGCAGCGCTCGCGGATCGTCAACGTGATCGGCCTGAGCATCACCGGCATCGTGTTGATCATCGTGTTGGCGACCAAGTTCGTCCGGGGTGCCTACCTCGCGCTGATCGCGATGAGCGTGCTCTATCTGATCATGCTCGCCATCCGGGGCCACTATCGCAAGGTGCGGCGCGAACTGGCGATCGACGAGGGCGGTGCCGCCCGACAGTTGCCGTCACGGGTGCACGCCATCGTGTTGGTGTCCAAGCTGCACAAACCGACCCTGCGGGCGCTGGCCTATGCTCGAGCCTCACGTCCGTCGACGTTGGAGGCGGTCACCGTGGTGGTCGACCCGGAGGAGACGGCTGCGTTCCAGCGAGAGTGGGAGGCCACCGATCTTCCGGTGCCGCTGCGCGCTCTCGACTCGCCCTACCGGGAGATCACCCGTCCGGTGGTCGACTACGTCAAGAACATCCGCCTCGACAGTCCGCGTGACCTCGTCGTCGTCTATGTGCCCGAGTACGTCGTGGGCCATTGGTGGGAGCACATCCTGCACAACCAGAGCGCGTTGCGACTCAAGACTCGGCTGCACTACATGAGCGGGGTGATGGTGGCGAGCGTGCCGTGGCAGCTCACCTCGTCCGAGGGGGCCGCGAAGCGCTCCGATCATCTGCCCCAGCTGGCTCGGCGTGCGCTGCAGACCGGTGCGCCACGGACCATCGACGAACTGTTGGGTGACGAGCGGACACCGGGTGAGTGAGCCGCTGCTCCGGCTCGAGGTCGGGGCCGTGGCCGCCGGCGGGTTCTGCGTCGCCCGACACGAAGGTCGCGTGGTCTTCGTCCGTCATGCCCTGCCCGGCGAGGTGGTGATGGCCCGGCTGGACCCGGCGTCGTCCGGGCCGCGTGCTGCAGGCAAACGATTCTGGCGGGCGGACGCCGTCGAGGTGCTCGAGCCCTCGCCGGACCGCGTGGTGCCCCCCTGCCCGGCGGCTCGCCCGGGCGGCTGCGGCGGCTGTGACTGGCAACACGCCTCGCTGGCCGCGCAGCGGCTGAGCAAGGCGGCCGTGATCCGGGATCAGTTCTCCCGGTTGGCCGGGATCGAGCTGCCCGACCTGGTGGTCGAGCCGCCCGGCGGCCCCTCGAACGGCACCGAGCCGGACGACGGCCTCGGCTGGCGTACCCGCGTGCGTTTCGCGGTGGACGCGCGGGGCCGGGCGGGGTTCCGCTCGGCCCGCTCGCATGCCGTGATCCCGGTGGCCGGGTGCCCGATCGCCCACCCGGGAGTGGCCGCGGCCGACATCCCGGGGCGCAGCTGGCCGGGGGCTGCGGCGGTCGAGGTGGTCGACGGTTCCCCCGGGCCCGCCCTGGTGATCGTCGAGGAGTCCTCCGGACCACCACCGTCCGGACGCCGCGGCGCCCGTAGCGCGTCGCCGCCCCGCGAACCGGTCCGTCGCGTCGAGGGCCGGCGGACCTGGGTGGAGCACCACGTGAGTACCCCGCTGCTGCCCGAGCCCCGGCGGTTCCGGGTCAGCGACGGTGGGTTCTGGCAGGTGCACCCGGCGGCGCCGGCCACCCTGGTGGACGCCGTGCTGGGTGTGACGATGCCGGCAGCGGGTGAGCGGGCCGTTGATCTCTATGCCGGGGTCGGCCTGTTCGCCGCCGCCCTCGCGCTGCGCGTCGGACCAGCAGGGTTCGTGCACGCCGTCGAGAGTGAGGGGCGGGCCTGCAAGGACGCCCGGCGCAATCTGCACGACCTGCCACAGGTGCGCATCACCCAAGGGTTGGTCGAGGCCTCACCTGACCCGGACGACCCGGATCACACAGCCGATACAGCCGACGCGTCGCACTGGAGCAGTGGCCGTGCCGATGTGGTGGTTCTGGACCCGCCTCGGGCCGGCGCCGGACCCGAGGTGATGGCCCGCATCGCGGCTTTGCGCCCCCGCGTGGTGGCGTATGTGTCCTGCGATGCGGCGTCGCTGGCTCGCGACATCACCCATGCGGCGCAGAATGGCTACCGCCTGACAGGGCTGCGCGCCTTCGACATGTTCCCCATGACGCACCATGTGGAGTGCCTTGCCACTCTGCACCCGAACGAGATAGTTTGACATCGAGATAGTTTCTCTCGGCGAGACGCGAAGGAGCGGACCGTGACCAACACCTCCAAGGACAGCTTCGGGGCCAAGAGCACCCTCGACGTTGGTGGGACCAGCTACGAGATCTACCGACTGTCGGCGGTGGACGGCGCCGCGAAGCTGCCGTTCAGCCTGAAGGTGTTGCTGGAGAACTTGGTTCGCACCGAGGACGGCGCCAACGTCACGGCGGAGCAGATTCGCGCCCTGGCCTCCTGGGACCCGGCGGCCGAGCCCGACACCGAGATCCAGTTCACCCCCGCGCGCGTGGTGATGCAGGACTTCACCGGCGTGCCGTGCGTGGTCGATCTGGCCACCATGCGCGAGGCCGTGGCCGACCTGGGCGGTGACCCCGCGCGGATCAACCCGCTGGCGCCGGCCGAGATGGTGATCGACCACTCGGTGATCATCGACGTGTTCGGTCGGCAGGACGCGCTCGAGCGCAACATGGAGATCGAGTACCAGCGCAACCGCGAGCGCTACCAGTTCCTGCGGTGGGGGCAGGGCGCCTTCGACGAGTTCAAGGTGGTACCGCCCGGCACCGGCATCGTGCACCAGGTCAACATCGAGTACCTGGCCCGCATCGTGATGACGCGTGAGGTGGGCGGCGCCGTCCGGGCCTACCCCGACACCTGCGTCGGCACCGACAGCCACACCACGATGGTCAACGGCCTGGGGGTGCTGGGCTGGGGCGTCGGCGGCATCGAGGCCGAGGCCGCCATGCTCGGTCAGCCGGTCTCGATGCTCATCCCGCGGGTGGTCGGCTTCAAGCTCACCGGGGCGATCCCGGCCGGCGCCACCGCCACCGACGTGGTGCTGACCATCACCGAGATGCTGCGCAAGCACGGCGTGGTCGGCAAGTTCGTCGAGTTCTACGGCGAGGGTGTGGGCGCCGTCCCGCTGGCCAACCGGGCCACCATCGGCAACATGAGCCCGGAGTTCGGCTCCACCTGCGCGATCTTCCCGATCGACGACGTGACGATCGACTACCTGCGCCTGACCGGGCGCAGCGAGTCCCAGCTCGCCCTGGTCGAGGCGTATGCCAAGGAGCAGGGCCTCTGGCACGACCCGAGCCGCGAGGCCACCTACTCGGAGTACCTCGAGCTCGACCTGTCGACCGTGGTGCCCTCGATCGCCGGCCCGAAGCGCCCGCAGGACCGGATCCTGGTCTCGAACGCCAAGCAGGCCTTCGCCGCCGCGCTGCCCACGTACACCAAGGACGTCACGGCCTCGGTGACGGTGGCCGACGGGTCGTACGCCGTGAAGCACGGTGCGGTGGCGATCGCCTCGATCACCTCGTGCACCAACACCTCCAACCCCTCGGTGATGATGGCCGCCGGGCTGCTGGCCAAGAAGGCGGTCGAGAAGGGGCTCACGGTCAAGCCGTGGGTCAAGACCTCGCTCGCCCCCGGCAGCAAGGTGGCCTCGGACTACTTCGACAAGGCCGGGCTGACCCCCTACCTCGAGAAGCTCGGCTTCCATGTCGTGGGCTTCGGCTGCACCACCTGCATCGGCAACTCGGGTCCACTGCCTGAGGAGGTCTCGGCCGCCGTCCAGTCGGGCGACCTGGCCGTGGTGTCGGTTCTGTCGGGTAACCGTAACTTCGAGGGTCGGATCAACCCCGACATCAAGATGAACTACCTGGCCTCACCGCCGCTGGTGATCGCGTACGCGCTCGCCGGCACGATGGACATCGACCTGGACGCCGAGCCGCTGGGCACCGCTGCCGACGGCACCGAGGTCTTCCTGCGCGACGTGTGGCCGACGCCGGCCGAGATCGACGCGACCATCGCGTCGTCCATCACGCGCGACATGTTCACCGCCGACTACGCGGACGTGTTCGCCGGCGACGCGCGCTGGCAGAACCTCGAGACGCCGACCGGCAACACCTTCGCCTGGGACGCGGCGTCCACCTACGTGCGCAAGCCGCCGTACTTCGACGGCATGGGCATGGACCCGGCCCCGGTCGCCGACATCAGCGGCGCCCGGGTGCTGGCCAAGCTGGGTGACTCGGTGACCACCGACCACATCAGCCCGGCCGGCTCCATCAAGGCCGGCACGCCGGCGGCGCAGTACCTCAGCGAGAACGGGGTGGGTGCCAAGGACTTCAACTCCTACGGCTCGCGCCGCGGCAACCACGAGGTGATGATCCGCGGCACCTTCGCCAACATCCGGCTGAAGAACCTCCTGCTGGACGGCGTCGAGGGTGGCTTCACCCGCGACTTCACCGCCGGGGGAGCGCAGGCGTTCATCTACGACGCGGCCCAGAACTACGCGGCGGCCGGGATCCCGCTGGTGGTGCTGTCGGGCAAGGAGTACGGCTCGGGGTCCAGCCGTGACTGGGCGGCGAAGGGCACGGCGCTGCTCGGGGTCAAGGCCGTCATCGCCGAGAGCTACGAGCGGATCCACCGCTCGAACCTGATCGGTATGGGCGTCCTGCCGCTGCAGTACCCGGCGGGCCAGAACGCCGACTCGCTCGGGCTCACCGGAACCGAGACCTTCTCGATCACGGGCGCGACCGAACTCAACAACGGGACGACGCCGCGCACCCTGCACGTGACGGCGACCGCCGAGGACGGCAGCACCGTCGAGTTCGACGCCGTCCTGCGCATCGACACCCCCGGTGAGGCGGACTACTACCGCAACGGCGGCATCCTGCAGTACGTCCTGCGCCAGCTCGTCCGCAGCTGACCCGAGCCCACCACCAAGCCCCACCCCAACCCGCTCATGCTCCGCGGGTGACCGCTCATGCTCCGTAGGTGACGCGCAAAACAGGACAAATCCTGGGATGATGCGTCACCCACGGAGCATGAGCCGGTTTGTTACGAGAGCGTGACCATCAGATGACCCGGAATGACTTCCGTCACTGACGGCGGGCGAATATGTTGTCGGCCACAACATATCCATCACTCAGATGA
Proteins encoded in this region:
- a CDS encoding class I SAM-dependent RNA methyltransferase, whose protein sequence is MSEPLLRLEVGAVAAGGFCVARHEGRVVFVRHALPGEVVMARLDPASSGPRAAGKRFWRADAVEVLEPSPDRVVPPCPAARPGGCGGCDWQHASLAAQRLSKAAVIRDQFSRLAGIELPDLVVEPPGGPSNGTEPDDGLGWRTRVRFAVDARGRAGFRSARSHAVIPVAGCPIAHPGVAAADIPGRSWPGAAAVEVVDGSPGPALVIVEESSGPPPSGRRGARSASPPREPVRRVEGRRTWVEHHVSTPLLPEPRRFRVSDGGFWQVHPAAPATLVDAVLGVTMPAAGERAVDLYAGVGLFAAALALRVGPAGFVHAVESEGRACKDARRNLHDLPQVRITQGLVEASPDPDDPDHTADTADASHWSSGRADVVVLDPPRAGAGPEVMARIAALRPRVVAYVSCDAASLARDITHAAQNGYRLTGLRAFDMFPMTHHVECLATLHPNEIV
- a CDS encoding TrkA family potassium uptake protein, with translation MHFVIMGCGRTGSTLAQMVERRGHSVAVIDQNPDAFRRLGSSFDGLRVTGAGFERETLQEAGIDEAYAFAAVSSGDNSNILAARVAREMFGVSNVVARIYDPGRAEVYQRLGIPTVATVRWTADQIVRRLLPVGAASEYRDASGSLIMAEVGVHLGWVGRRMATLEDAARGRVAYLSRLGEGIVPGPDTVYQEGDLVHLMVRETDLPQAESVLGVPPVAVSH
- a CDS encoding TrkA family potassium uptake protein encodes the protein MRVVIAGAGSVGRSIAGELLANGHHVLLVDRDPAAIRVSSVPDAQWLLADACEISSLAEAGLAECDAVVAASGDDKVNLVVSLLAKTEYGVPRTVARVNNPKNEWMFDEAWGVDVAVSTPRLMTALVEEAVSIGDLVRIFTFQQSHANMVELTLPADAPVVGTMVGDIEWPADTVLVGIIRADRPIAPSRDDTLEANDELMFITVPESEDQLQRLLSPSNV
- a CDS encoding APC family permease, which encodes MPSVPVFADALKRIALGRPVHSERLSETLLPKRIALPVFASDALSSVAYAPDEILLTLALAGSAAYTFSPLVGLAVVFVMLIVVMSYRQNVHAYPSGGGDYEVATTNLGVPAGLTVASALLVDYVLTVAVSVSSGAQYAAAAIPGLRGHEALLAVLVVAVLTAMNLRGVRESGTAFAIPTYAFMVAILGMSAYGLIRLALGNLPLAESAALTAKPEAAFEQGMVGLAWGFLLLRAFSSGCAALTGVEAISNGVPAFKRPKSKNAATTLALLGGIAVTMLMSILVLARQMKVHISEDPATHLLRNGVPVGEDYVQDPAIGQIAKALFDGFPVAFYLVTATTGLILVLAANTAFNGFPVLGSILARDDLMPRQLHTRGDRLAFSNGIVTLAAAAAGLILVFDAEVTKLIQLYIVGVFISFTTSQTGMVRHWNRLLRTENDPAARRRMQRSRIVNVIGLSITGIVLIIVLATKFVRGAYLALIAMSVLYLIMLAIRGHYRKVRRELAIDEGGAARQLPSRVHAIVLVSKLHKPTLRALAYARASRPSTLEAVTVVVDPEETAAFQREWEATDLPVPLRALDSPYREITRPVVDYVKNIRLDSPRDLVVVYVPEYVVGHWWEHILHNQSALRLKTRLHYMSGVMVASVPWQLTSSEGAAKRSDHLPQLARRALQTGAPRTIDELLGDERTPGE
- the acnA gene encoding aconitate hydratase AcnA; the encoded protein is MTNTSKDSFGAKSTLDVGGTSYEIYRLSAVDGAAKLPFSLKVLLENLVRTEDGANVTAEQIRALASWDPAAEPDTEIQFTPARVVMQDFTGVPCVVDLATMREAVADLGGDPARINPLAPAEMVIDHSVIIDVFGRQDALERNMEIEYQRNRERYQFLRWGQGAFDEFKVVPPGTGIVHQVNIEYLARIVMTREVGGAVRAYPDTCVGTDSHTTMVNGLGVLGWGVGGIEAEAAMLGQPVSMLIPRVVGFKLTGAIPAGATATDVVLTITEMLRKHGVVGKFVEFYGEGVGAVPLANRATIGNMSPEFGSTCAIFPIDDVTIDYLRLTGRSESQLALVEAYAKEQGLWHDPSREATYSEYLELDLSTVVPSIAGPKRPQDRILVSNAKQAFAAALPTYTKDVTASVTVADGSYAVKHGAVAIASITSCTNTSNPSVMMAAGLLAKKAVEKGLTVKPWVKTSLAPGSKVASDYFDKAGLTPYLEKLGFHVVGFGCTTCIGNSGPLPEEVSAAVQSGDLAVVSVLSGNRNFEGRINPDIKMNYLASPPLVIAYALAGTMDIDLDAEPLGTAADGTEVFLRDVWPTPAEIDATIASSITRDMFTADYADVFAGDARWQNLETPTGNTFAWDAASTYVRKPPYFDGMGMDPAPVADISGARVLAKLGDSVTTDHISPAGSIKAGTPAAQYLSENGVGAKDFNSYGSRRGNHEVMIRGTFANIRLKNLLLDGVEGGFTRDFTAGGAQAFIYDAAQNYAAAGIPLVVLSGKEYGSGSSRDWAAKGTALLGVKAVIAESYERIHRSNLIGMGVLPLQYPAGQNADSLGLTGTETFSITGATELNNGTTPRTLHVTATAEDGSTVEFDAVLRIDTPGEADYYRNGGILQYVLRQLVRS
- a CDS encoding DUF3159 domain-containing protein, producing the protein MQPGPATSGLAQAMAEQFSFESAVGGVRGLLESVVPTLVFTLVYTIDNDLQRALIAAVGTAVALTVVRLAQRQTVMQAVSGLMGVALAAAIAWYTHSAINFFLASILKNAFFTVLCLISIVVRWPYVGVLLGLMLGEGTHWRQVPARARAYTWATWAWVAMFVIRLGFQVPLYLRDHVTGLGAASVPLGLPLFGVTVLVCWLIVRRVPLARPPGVEDSAPIAAQPDDDPHPTSR